The following proteins come from a genomic window of Pichia kudriavzevii chromosome 1, complete sequence:
- a CDS encoding uncharacterized protein (PKUD0A08440; similar to Saccharomyces cerevisiae YDL067C (COX9); ancestral locus Anc_4.257): protein MLAPIQGTMKRKIIIDITAGFAIGGAMGAYWWTIHKNMVATRENYYAALAEKKKIEESA, encoded by the coding sequence ATGCTTGCTCCAATCCAAGGTACTATGAAGAGAAAGATCATCATTGACATCACTGCCGGCTTTGCCATTGGTGGTGCCATGGGTGCATACTGGTGGACCATTCACAAAAACATGGTTGCCACCAGAGAGAACTACTATGCTGCATTGgcagagaagaagaagattgaagaatctgCTTAA
- a CDS encoding uncharacterized protein (PKUD0A08450; similar to Saccharomyces cerevisiae YLR395C (COX8); ancestral locus Anc_4.256), whose amino-acid sequence MLARAFQRSSVRQFSASAKQLSGPHFPEGVYNNLPFKVKNRRIPYAVPHLIFWIAGCGIPFFAVYVQQKRAGNL is encoded by the coding sequence ATGTTGGCAAGAGCTTTCCAAAGATCATCCGTCAGACAATTCTCTGCTTCCGCTAAGCAACTTTCCGGCCCACACTTCCCAGAAGGTGTGTACAACAACTTACCTTTCAAGGtcaaaaacagaagaatTCCATATGCTGTTCCACACTTAATTTTCTGGATTGCAGGTTGCGGTATTCCATTCTTTGCAGTCTACGTCCAACAAAAGAGAGCTGGTAACTTGTAA
- a CDS encoding uncharacterized protein (PKUD0A08420; similar to Saccharomyces cerevisiae YDL059C (RAD59); ancestral locus Anc_4.239) produces MTIYHKVDTPTTYQETTLLNQYNNRKPESTAIKEEKLVWFPDITTWSIEEIERLKGAITGRLASKWSVDQTTRFYRYIDRYIGDRLQRGKRVFPSRSKDQNDLGVGIKILIEAANKAFGYNNWMTCVGESIIVEYAGTINEGNVAFVNKLRLETSVKLTLADNTVIEKIGAGRASNLNREIAFRKVKKESVSDALKKCFTELVILLFDYEDKVKSGYYEKYR; encoded by the coding sequence ATGACAATATATCATAAGGTAGACACGCCAACTACCTATCAAGAAACTACACTGCTAAACCAGTACAACAACAGAAAGCCCGAATCAACTGCAATCAAGGAAGAGAAGTTAGTATGGTTTCCAGATATAACAACATGGTccattgaggaaattgaacGCCTAAAGGGTGCCATAACCGGTAGATTGGCCAGCAAGTGGAGTGTTGATCAGACGACGCGGTTTTACAGGTACATCGATCGGTATATAGGTGATAGGCTACAACGTGGTAAACGAGTTTTTCCCAGTAGATCTAAAGATCAAAACGATCTAGGAGTTGGGATTAAAATTTTAATTGAAGCTGCAAATAAGGCTTTTGGGTATAATAATTGGATGACATGTGTTGGGGAGAGCATTATAGTTGAATACGCTGGCACAATTAATGAGGGAAATGTTGCATTTGTCAATAAACTAAGATTAGAAACATCGGTGAAGCTCACACTTGCAGATAACACAGTTATCGAAAAAATTGGGGCTGGAAGAGCATCAAACCTAAATAGAGAAATTGCATTTCGAAAAGTCAAAAAAGAGAGTGTCAGTGATGCTCTCAAAAAATGTTTTACAGAATTGGTTATATTATTGTTCGATTATGAAGATAAAGTTAAATCAGGGTATTATGAAAAATACAGATAA
- a CDS encoding uncharacterized protein (PKUD0A08430; similar to Saccharomyces cerevisiae YLR396C (VPS33); ancestral locus Anc_4.258) produces MSPLDDLVSIFAAISTNQESRNLLVLDRDISVHLNYLTNNKFSAFTTATHISRIVWIEDVANIQDGSPDSVVFLINLLSDENIHKLNQLSTLLPQMKQNVHLIVAHPSLDTSLQRYLSIKGLLGDLTSYHVWKSLLYFKFDDILSLEYPNAAFKDIYLDDSPVPLQLLAKTLLVEYIDSNYNLRITNVYLKGRMSARVWNIYEKLKAEHLQSLSDTQRKVINDIDDTLFMDVHSFYNNSVDFICLDRSNDLIAALSSQLSYSGLLNETFNVETQLKPITFEGKLINLNDPSDQIFPLIKDLNFSHVGPILNQQAKHLQTEFSKRNDLKDIGEMKNFVGELSNLKKMQENVTKHTNLGEFIISKFRGWNENTGVPELDQLIDPKQESYQSQIIEFQQDILVNAANTNTLLNTLIDILNLQESSLFDVFKLLVLISIVKRGIKESEFLPVYNEMVCKFGLENVLPILLNLIKLKIVQFLSGSNQQLPFLSFPTISNLEVSDAQNIHNFSLLAKALNLLPSSESESNTDNNVDADFGYPGYVPIITRLVQSIYSRKFVDSIETIQGSEHAIKYGWNNLSLEHLTGETVQRFLVPERKANIFQSVVPPKVSSLQKNKSTIIICVVGGITMSEVATIRHTLKSNSFTAHKNIRFITTGFLTSDQLIKSLNSAS; encoded by the coding sequence ATGTCCCCACTGGATGATCTAGTATCAATCTTTGCAGCAATCTCCACCAACCAAGAATCTCGAAATTTGCTTGTTTTAGACCGTGATATCTCGGTACACTTGAATTATCTCACAAACAATAAATTCTCTGCATTTACTACCGCTACCCATATATCCAGAATCGTTTGGATTGAAGATGTCGCCAATATTCAAGATGGATCACCAGATTCAGTTGTGTTCCTTATAAACCTCCTAAGTGATGAGAATATTCATaaattgaatcaattgTCAACATTGTTACCGCAGATGAAACAAAACGTCCACTTGATAGTTGCACATCCATCTCTTGATACGTCCTTGCAAAGATACCTATCAATTAAGGGACTGCTTGGTGATTTGACGTCTTACCATGTTTGGAAATctcttttatattttaAGTTCGATGATATACTCTCCCTTGAATATCCAAATGCTGCTTTTAAGGATATCTATTTGGACGATTCGCCTGTCCCACTTCAACTCTTGGCAAAGACGCTACTAGTAGAGTATATTGATTCAAACTACAATCTCAGAATCACAAATGTATACTTAAAAGGCCGAATGTCTGCTCGAGTATGGAATATCtatgagaaattgaaagcGGAACATCTTCAATCTCTCTCCGACACTCAAAGGAAAGTTATAAATGATATAGACGATACACTGTTCATGGATGTCCATTCTTTTTACAATAATTCAGTGGATTTCATCTGTCTCGATCGCTCAAATGATCTAATTGCTGCGTTGTCTTCACAACTATCATATTCCGGGTTACTGAATGAAACCTTTAACGTTGAAACACAGTTGAAGCCAATCACATTTGAGGGAAAACTTATAAATCTGAACGACCCAAGTGATCAGATATTCCCTCTAATCAAGGATTTGAACTTTAGTCATGTTGGCCCTATACTCAACCAACAAGCAAAGCACTTGCAGACTGAATTTTCTAAAAGgaatgatttgaaagatattggagaaatgaaaaattttgtCGGTGAACTAAgcaacttgaaaaaaatgcaaGAAAATGTTACCAAACATACAAACCTTGGtgaattcatcatctcAAAGTTTAGAGGCTGGAATGAAAATACTGGTGTGCCTGAGCTAGATCAGTTGATTGATCCTAAACAAGAAAGCTATCAATCTCAAATAATAGAATTCCAACAAGATATACTGGTAAATGCtgcaaatacaaatacttTGCTGAACACACTGATTGACATATTGAATTTGCAAGAATCTTCACtgtttgatgttttcaagttACTTGTCCTCATATCAATAGTGAAAAGAGGAATAAAAGAATCTGAATTTTTGCCCGTTTATAATGAAATGGTTTGTAAGTTCGGCTTAGAGAATGTGCTACCAATTTTACTCAACTTgataaaactgaaaattgTCCAATTCTTATCCGGGTCAAACCAGCAACTTCCTTTCCTGTCTTTCCCAACAATTTCGAATCTTGAGGTTTCGGATGCCCAAAATATCCATAATTTCTCATTATTAGCAAAAGCTTTGAATTTACTACCTTCaagtgaaagtgaaagtAATACCGATAATAATGTAGATGCAGATTTTGGATATCCAGGATATGTTCCTATCATTACCCGACTTGTACAATCGATATATTCCCGAAAATTTGTCGATTCCATCGAAACAATCCAAGGGAGTGAGCATGCAATAAAATATGGATGGAATAACCTCAGTTTAGAGCACTTAACTGGTGAAACTGTTCAAAGATTTTTGGTTCCTGAAAGAAAGGCAAATATATTTCAGTCCGTGGTTCCTCCTAAAGTATCTTctttacaaaaaaacaaaagcacAATAATTATCTGCGTTGTTGGTGGAATTACAATGAGTGAAGTAGCAACGATCAGACATACATTGAAGAGTAATAGTTTTACTGCTcataaaaatatcagattTATAACAACTGGCTTCTTAACCAGTGATCAACTCATCAAGTCACTAAATAGTGCAAGTTGA